In Tripterygium wilfordii isolate XIE 37 chromosome 23, ASM1340144v1, whole genome shotgun sequence, one genomic interval encodes:
- the LOC119993695 gene encoding H/ACA ribonucleoprotein complex subunit 4-like yields MVGGGSRRDESVVLNSTNVFAALGSLRRKKKSSDKEGSSKTKDKKGAASSEKEPAKEVFWAPAPLTVKSWADVDDEDDDDYYATTAPPASVWGDTDTKAGKEASEPAVEESESEEEGIEEADDEVEEEHEHEPETPVEVEPVVKKPTEAPSVHKDTDRQLSKKELKKKELEELEAVLAELGLHKEANAQDESHGTAQNKKADNVGEMEKENAPGESKTSKKKKRKDKSLKEPKESQYQPDDKDVGNGTDDAAGTEKGEDTSAPDVKDRLKKLASSKKKKSSKEMDAAARAAASEAAARSARLAAAKKKEKNHYNQQPMR; encoded by the exons ATGGTGGGAGGAGGGAGCAGGAGGGACGAGTCGGTTGTGCTGAACAGCACCAACGTTTTTGCGGCGCTCGGGAgtttgaggaggaagaagaagagttcCGACAAAGAGGGTTCGTCGAAGACCAAAGACAAGAAGGGCGCTGCGTCTTCGGAGAAGGAGCCAGCAAAGGAGGTCTTTTGGGCCCCGGCGCCTCTAACAGTCAAGTCCTGGGCTGATGTGgacgatgaagatgatgatgattattatGCGACCACTGCCCCACCCGCCTCTGTCTGGGGAGATACCGACACTAAGGCCGGCAAAGAGGCTTCGGAGCCTGCTGTGGAG GAAAGTGAAAGCGAGGAAGAAGGTATTGAGGAAGCTGATGATGAGGTTGAAGAAGAACATGAACATGAACCTGAGACACCAGTTGAAGTGGAGCCTGTAGTTAAGAAGCCCACTGAAGCTCCTTCGGTGCATAAAGATACAGATAGGCAGCTCTCAAAGaaagaattaaagaaaaaggAACTTGAGGAACTTGAAGCTGTTCTTGCTGAACTTGGACTACATAAGGAGGCCAATGCTCAAGATGAGTCCCATG GCACTGCACAGAATAAGAAAGCTGACAATGTCGGAGAGATGGAAAAGGAGAATGCCCCTGGGGAgagcaaaacttcaaaaaagaagaaaaggaaggatAAATCATTGAAGGAGCCAAAGGAATCCCAATACCAGCCAGATGACAAAGATGTAGGAAATGGGACTGATGATGCTGCTGGGACTGAGAAGGGAGAGGATACATCTGCTCCGGATGTGAAGGACCGATTAAAGAAATTGGCCtcttcaaagaagaagaaatctagTAAAGAGATGGATGCTGCGGCCCGAGCTGCCGCTAGTGAAGCTGCTGCAAGGAGTGCAAGGCTAGCTGCtgcaaagaaaaaggaaaagaatcaTTATAATCAACAGCCGATGCGGTAA